Proteins encoded by one window of Vibrio rumoiensis:
- the znuA gene encoding zinc ABC transporter substrate-binding protein ZnuA, which produces MIFSLASMAVWSKTDASSLTVMTSIKPLQLITQELTKGVANTEVLLANNTSPHDYALKPSDVRKLKSVDLFIWVGPGLESFLESVLEGSDNTLQLDQSSQIEKIVYDEHAEHDDHDHAAHEHEHEHDDGHHHHGNYNPHLWLGPVQAQQMAKVISDKLIAIDPEHQQQYAQNYAEFTQHLNTTIAEVKQKIAPVQHNGYYVFHDAYSYYEDYFGLNHLGAFTVSPDRRPGAKSLIAIRNALKTDEVYCVFAEPQFTPAVIDSVTRGTNVKHGVLDPLATDYQVEPGAYFQYLQDLGTSFSQCLTR; this is translated from the coding sequence ATGATATTTAGTCTTGCTTCAATGGCGGTTTGGTCAAAAACAGACGCTAGTTCATTGACGGTAATGACATCGATAAAACCACTGCAATTGATCACTCAAGAGCTAACCAAAGGCGTTGCAAATACCGAGGTTCTATTGGCGAATAATACTTCTCCTCATGATTATGCATTAAAACCTTCTGATGTTCGTAAATTGAAATCGGTTGATTTATTTATTTGGGTCGGTCCTGGGTTAGAGTCATTTTTAGAAAGTGTATTAGAAGGGAGTGACAATACATTACAGCTGGATCAATCGTCGCAAATAGAAAAAATCGTATACGATGAACATGCAGAACACGATGATCACGACCATGCCGCGCATGAACATGAACATGAACATGACGATGGGCATCATCATCATGGTAATTATAACCCACATTTATGGTTAGGCCCTGTGCAAGCTCAACAGATGGCAAAAGTGATTTCAGATAAATTGATTGCCATCGATCCTGAACATCAACAACAATATGCACAAAACTACGCGGAATTTACACAGCATCTGAATACAACTATCGCAGAAGTGAAGCAAAAAATCGCGCCAGTGCAACATAATGGGTATTATGTTTTTCATGATGCATACAGTTATTATGAAGATTATTTTGGCTTAAACCATTTAGGCGCTTTTACCGTGTCACCCGATCGTCGCCCTGGTGCAAAAAGCTTAATTGCCATTCGTAATGCCCTAAAGACCGATGAAGTTTATTGTGTATTTGCTGAACCTCAGTTTACCCCAGCGGTCATTGATTCAGTGACACGTGGCACGAATGTTAAGCATGGTGTATTAGACCCGCTTGCAACGGACTACCAAGTAGAACCCGGCGCTTATTTTCAATATTTACAAGATTTAGGGACCAGCTTTAGTCAGTGTCTCACACGCTAA